One genomic region from Salvia hispanica cultivar TCC Black 2014 chromosome 2, UniMelb_Shisp_WGS_1.0, whole genome shotgun sequence encodes:
- the LOC125207063 gene encoding beta-D-glucosyl crocetin beta-1,6-glucosyltransferase-like — MERLTIVMFPWLAHGHISPYLELAKRLSLRNFSVHLCSTAANLRSVEGSLGAASSSLRLVPLRLPETHLAAGLHTTNGLPPDLMPLLKRTLDLAAPELRRVLGQLRPDLLVYDFLQPWAPLVAKELGIPAVEFITSSATMMAYLFHFFSLPEAEAAEFPFPEIHYRDYELPHRESLLAADEKVRSDAFDGVSRSNGVVLIKGFREIESKYSAYLEKLLRKKIVAVGALVQEAVPIDHELIKWLDNKEKSSTIFVSFGSEYFLTREDMMELAHGLELSMLNFIWVVRFPKREDGNKIVLEDSLPLGFLERVEGRGLVVEGWAPQAQILGHESVGGFVSHCGISSMMESMKFGVPIIAMPMHLDQPLNARLVGLIGVGVEVVRDARGRLERGAVARVVRGAVADEGLRRSSGSMSEVIRLKGDEEIDEVVEAFLELCNNNNDNDNHLQSNGYH, encoded by the coding sequence ATGGAACGTCTAACCATCGTGATGTTCCCGTGGCTCGCCCACGGCCACATCTCGCCCTACCTCGAGCTCGCCAAGCGCCTCTCCCTCCGAAACTTCTCCGTCCACCTCTGCTCCACCGCCGCCAACCTCAGGTCCGTCGAGGGCAGCCTCggcgccgcctcctcctccctcCGCCTCGTCCCGCTCCGCCTCCCGGAGACCCACCTCGCCGCCGGGCTCCACACCACCAACGGCCTCCCGCCCGACCTCATGCCCCTCCTCAAGCGCACGCTCGACCTCGCCGCCCCCGAGCTCCGCCGCGTCCTGGGCCAGCTCCGCCCCGACCTCCTCGTCTACGACTTCCTCCAGCCGTGGGCCCCGCTCGTGGCGAAGGAGCTCGGGATCCCGGCCGTGGAGTTCATCACCAGCTCCGCCACCATGATGGCCTACCTCTTCCACTTCTTCTCCCTCCCCGAGGCCGAGGCCGCGGAATTCCCCTTCCCGGAGATCCACTACCGGGATTACGAGCTCCCCCACCGCGAGAGCCTCCTCGCGGCCGACGAGAAGGTCAGGAGCGACGCGTTCGACGGGGTCAGCCGCTCAAACGGCGTCGTTCTGATCAAGGGTTTTAGGGAGATTGAGTCAAAGTATAGTGCCTATTTGGAGAAGCTATTgaggaaaaaaattgttgcTGTAGGTGCATTAGTTCAAGAAGCAGTTCCCATAGATCATGAATTGATTAAATGGCTAGACAATAAGGAGAAGAGTTCCACtatatttgtttcatttggGAGTGAGTATTTTCTCACAAGAGAAGACATGATGGAGCTTGCTCATGGCTTGGAGCTTTCCATGTTAAACTTCATATGGGTGGTGAGGTTTCCCAAAAGGGAGGATGGTAACAAGATTGTTCTAGAAGATTCCTTGCCACTAGGGTTTCTTGAGAGGGTGGAGGGGAGGGGCCTGGTGGTGGAGGGGTGGGCCCCACAGGCTCAGATTCTAGGGCATGAGAGTGTTGGGGGTTTTGTGAGCCACTGTGGGATAAGCTCAATGATGGAGAGCATGAAGTTTGGTGTGCCTATCATAGCTATGCCTATGCATCTTGACCAGCCCCTCAATGCCAGGCTGGTGGGGCTGATCGGCGTGGGCGTGGAGGTCGTCCGGGACGCGCGCGGGAGGCTCGAGAGGGGGGCCGTGGCACGGGTCGTACGCGGCGCTGTGGCGGACGAGGGCCTCAGGAGGAGCTCTGGCAGCATGAGTGAGGTGATCCGGCTCAAGGGCGATGAGGAGATCGATGAAGTCGTGGAAGCTTTTCTCGAGCTTTGCAATAACAACAACGACAACGACAACCACCTCCAATCCAATGGCTACCATTGA